One genomic window of Actinomycetota bacterium includes the following:
- a CDS encoding sigma-70 family RNA polymerase sigma factor encodes MERKGLSATEIDLLERINSGDDAEAMQSFFDRYQDLLHRFAHKYHSERLPYEDAYQLAALGLMKALRRFDPGRGVSFITFAYPTMEGELKKHYRDHLEIIRLPRPLRDLRQRINSETRRFMDEEGREPDIARLAKRLGVSEEDIIEALAAQHYTNVFSLDSTMGDGQEEAPLSLFIGACDPAFEEVEKELDIEKALASLPPRHHQVMDLRLNKGWTQTKIARELKISQMHVSRIIRESVSMLQGRCSLQEESA; translated from the coding sequence ATGGAGAGAAAAGGCTTGAGCGCGACCGAGATCGACCTCCTGGAACGTATCAACTCCGGCGATGACGCGGAGGCGATGCAGAGCTTCTTCGACCGCTACCAGGACCTGCTGCACCGTTTCGCCCACAAGTACCACTCCGAGCGGCTACCCTACGAGGATGCCTATCAGCTGGCGGCCCTGGGGCTGATGAAGGCGTTGCGGCGGTTCGATCCCGGCAGGGGGGTCTCCTTCATCACCTTTGCCTATCCGACCATGGAGGGCGAGCTGAAGAAGCATTACCGCGACCACCTGGAGATCATCCGCCTGCCCAGGCCCCTGCGCGACCTCAGGCAGCGCATCAACTCCGAGACCCGCCGCTTCATGGACGAGGAAGGCAGGGAGCCAGATATCGCAAGGTTAGCGAAGCGGCTGGGTGTCAGCGAAGAGGACATCATAGAAGCCCTGGCGGCCCAGCACTATACCAACGTCTTCTCCCTGGACAGCACCATGGGGGACGGCCAGGAAGAGGCCCCGCTGAGCCTCTTCATCGGCGCCTGCGACCCCGCATTCGAGGAGGTCGAAAAGGAGCTGGACATCGAAAAAGCACTGGCCAGCCTCCCCCCACGCCACCACCAGGTCATGGACCTCCGGCTGAACAAGGGATGGACGCAGACGAAGATCGCCCGCGAACTGAAGATATCCCAGATGCACGTCTCCCGCATCATCAGGGAATCAGTGAGCATGCTGCAGGGCAGGTGCTCCCTGCAGGAGGAGTCCGCCTGA
- a CDS encoding amidase: MGITEDTAWLDATALAELVRSGQVKPIELVDGAIARIESLNPQLNAVITPMYELAREAASRDIPPGPFAGVPFLLKDLMASCSGVRMCWGSAFARDLVPGFDSELVVRQKKAGLIILGKTNSPEFGILPTTEPHLFGPSRNPWNTGVTTGGSSGGSAAAVASGMVPMAHANDGGGSIRIPASCCGIFGLKPTRARNPMGPALGDALNGLIVEHAVTRSVRDSAALLDATSGPDLGDPYWAPPPARPFLAEVGADPGRLRIAFTSEAEGAVTHEDCVKAVEDAAMLCSELGHEVEERPLRVSVEELTPLFMTLWSTGQAWMADTLAALTGRAPTADDFEPLTWALIEMGRGVSASSYLQAVSGLQGVTRDIARQVDAYDLYLTPTLAEPPLPLGTFESPPENPLYGIVRAASFVPFTPICNITGLPAMSVPLYWNADGLPIGVHFIARFGDEATLFRLAAQLEAARPWQGRRPPVGA, translated from the coding sequence ATGGGAATAACAGAGGATACGGCCTGGCTCGACGCCACCGCCCTGGCTGAACTGGTACGCTCCGGACAGGTCAAGCCCATCGAGCTGGTGGACGGGGCCATCGCACGCATCGAGAGCCTGAACCCCCAGCTCAACGCGGTCATTACTCCCATGTACGAGCTGGCGCGAGAAGCGGCTTCGAGGGATATCCCTCCAGGCCCCTTCGCTGGTGTGCCCTTCCTGCTCAAGGACCTCATGGCCTCCTGCAGCGGCGTGCGCATGTGCTGGGGTTCGGCTTTCGCCCGTGACCTGGTACCCGGATTCGACAGCGAACTGGTGGTGCGGCAGAAGAAAGCCGGCCTGATCATCCTGGGCAAGACCAACTCCCCCGAGTTCGGTATCCTGCCCACCACCGAGCCACACCTCTTCGGCCCCTCCCGCAATCCCTGGAACACCGGCGTGACCACGGGGGGGTCCAGCGGCGGCTCGGCCGCGGCGGTGGCTTCCGGCATGGTGCCCATGGCCCATGCAAATGATGGCGGCGGGTCCATCCGCATCCCCGCCTCTTGCTGCGGCATCTTCGGGCTCAAACCCACCCGGGCGCGCAATCCCATGGGCCCCGCGCTGGGAGATGCCCTGAACGGGCTCATCGTCGAGCATGCCGTAACCCGCTCGGTGCGGGACAGCGCCGCCCTTCTCGACGCCACCTCCGGCCCCGACCTGGGCGACCCATACTGGGCGCCGCCGCCCGCGCGTCCATTCCTGGCTGAGGTCGGGGCGGACCCCGGCCGGTTGCGCATCGCCTTCACCAGCGAGGCGGAGGGGGCGGTAACTCACGAGGACTGCGTCAAGGCGGTGGAGGACGCGGCTATGCTCTGCTCCGAGCTGGGGCACGAGGTGGAAGAGAGGCCGCTGCGGGTGAGCGTGGAGGAGTTGACCCCGTTGTTCATGACCCTGTGGTCGACGGGGCAGGCATGGATGGCCGACACCCTGGCCGCGCTCACCGGGCGGGCCCCCACCGCGGATGATTTCGAGCCGCTCACCTGGGCCCTGATCGAGATGGGTCGAGGGGTCAGCGCCTCCAGTTACCTGCAGGCAGTGAGCGGCCTGCAGGGGGTTACGCGCGATATCGCCAGGCAGGTGGACGCCTACGACCTCTACCTGACACCTACCCTCGCCGAGCCGCCACTTCCCCTCGGGACCTTCGAGTCGCCGCCTGAAAACCCCCTCTACGGCATCGTCCGGGCGGCGAGCTTCGTCCCCTTCACCCCCATATGCAACATCACCGGGCTACCCGCCATGAGCGTGCCGCTGTACTGGAACGCGGACGGACTGCCCATAGGGGTGCATTTCATAGCCAGGTTCGGCGACGAAGCGACTCTGTTCAGGTTGGCGGCTCAACTCGAGGCGGCACGTCCCTGGCAGGGGCGGCGCCCGCCGGTTGGCGCCTGA